CCAAGGTACAAATATACAGAAGGATGAGGCGTACCATCAACATGTAGGAGCACTTTCCTCACCTTCTTCTTGCATCCTTCGCAATGGATGGACACCCTCAGCACCAGAACCTGCATCAGGACCACGACCAAAATTCACCATCAGCACACTTACACACGCATGGACCAGACTTCAGCACAAGAGCAAGAATTAACTAACTAAACACCATGAAATGTATTTTCATGAATGAACAGACATAACTAACTAATCACTGATCcgaccaaaaaaaaacttctacTGACTAAAACAGCATGAATCATGCATGCTGGTGACCTTGATCAACAGCTACTACGGACAACAAGAAGACAATTGCAGGAACGAAGATGAAAAGGAATATTAGAGTTAGTTAGCACCTGGCACTCTACAGGTTCTGAGGCCATTGAAGCCTCTGCCCAGTGGAAGGATTTGTTGCttggggaggagaggggaaaGTGGGGGGAAGCCTAGCTTGTACTGTGGGGGAGATTTTATACCCTGCACTAGTTTAACGACTACATGGAGTAGTGGGCACTTTAATTAGTTGGGCATATGTTTTGAGTTGGGTTTTGTGACTAAGGGGAGGCGGCTTTACATGTGGACAAAACACACCCTTTGAGGGCTTCTCTTTGAGGAGGAGGTAAAGTTGCTTGGAACTCAGCCAAAGGAGGAGCTGGTGGTGATGGTTcttttcctctcttctttAGAAGCTCATCATGAGCTGTATGGGTAGGATTTTGATGGAAGCTGAGAAACTGCTTTTAGAGGATGAATTGCACTTGATGACTTGAATATGTCCTTTTGGTATTAGAATCTTTTTTCAACTCATAGGATGGATGGGCTCATAAAAATATTCATTTGAAGTCTGTGGTATTCCTGAATCCTTAGGAATTCAAGTTGTGAAAGGATCTTGTGTTGCAGAATGACTCTTCCTGGGATATATATTCATAACAGAATTACTAGTAATTCATAATTTGGCAGAAATTTTCTTAAGTTTCAGTCAAGCATCTCAGAGACTCAGCCTTCACGTTAGCTTTGGGATTACGGAGAAGGGATATGCTGTAGGACTCTTATGGGTTGTTCTAATGATCAACTGAAACATAACAAAACTACAGTTGCTTGTGCAACAGAGGCTCAGACACATACTAAACACATTCTCAAATGGAACTTGTATTTATGCAAGTTCACACATGCAAAGCTTTCATGGCATCGTGATTGTGTTAGTTTGACATCCTATGACCCAAAACTATAATTTACATTATCGCttctccatgcatgcatgcgctcTTCAAGAATTCTGACGAAATGTATCTCTCTCGCGctatccctctctctctctcccctttaTAATCTTTCTCAATTTTCTGTCGTCAAAGTTTAGCTActcaagcaagcaagcaaaagtGAAGATAGGGAGATTCCAAGAAGGCGACGGCACAAAAATTAATCACGACGCGGAATCGAAGAACAAATCGTGCTCCATAAAATCTCAGGGCGTTTCCTCCCGTGGAGTTCTTGCTAAGATTCTTTCCCCTTCTCTGGTGCAGCAGGCAACCGGCCGGCTGGCCGGGAAATTGATTGATTAGTCGTAGTGGCTGCCAAACAAACACCAGAGGGAGAAAAAGGCCACCGCCTGCTTTCGTTCCCGTGCAAAAAGGAAGGGTTTTATTTCTGTCACAAAGTTGTTGAGAGGCGAAGATATGATATGCTTTTGtttattcatttttattttttatttttgcatggaggaggagaagaagaaagcatcTGTTCCACTCTTGCCTTTTTGACAGCGCTGAGGTGTCCAAATGGGAGTTATTTATGTCTCTCGCTTTAGTCCATGATTAAACGCGGGATGCTAGTGTTTGTCCATATTTGCGAAAGCTAAAGTGTGGATTCATCATCTGGGTTTATATATTTCTTAAAGAAAAGAGCACTGCCGTGTAAAATTATAGTGGTATCAAAACTGGGCCTCCTTTGATTCAGTTTTGAAGTATTGTGTTCCTTGCAAAATTTTCCTATGCCACTTATTTGATTTGGTGATTGAAAACTGTAGAAACTTGCCAATCGGCTACTCTGAATTTATTTCTTTAGAGAGCTCGACATGCAATGCTGTGGTATCTAATTTCTATATATAGTTTACTGTCCATACAATGTTTTTCTAACCATGGGAATCAAAGAGGTCCCCATTGCACGGAAGAAGATGCAGAGCTAAATACCTGCAAGTTGAACAGAACAATACAAAGATGCAGACATCGGCGGCGAAAAGCGCATGCAGCAAGAGGGATCTAGGGAAGGTGCACGTTTCGATGGCAAGAGATTGCATCAGCCGTCAGCCAAGCCGTAGCTACCCACTCTGTTTCTTCCTGCAGTTTCTCACAccaggaaaaggaaaaggaaaaaaataaagctTTTGACCCATGAATTCTTCTGCCGATTCCAGGAAACGCAAACGCCGTCATTTTCGTTCAGGCACGCGAAGCATTCGATTTGCCCAGCACAAACAAAAGCCGCACGCCATGAATCATTGTTTCTGTTTCTGAAGAAGTCGAGCAAGAAGAGCCTACACACAAACAAaaggcacacacacacacctcgatcttcttcttgtttctgAAGAAGTCGAGCAAGAAGAGCCTACACACATCTGTTGTGAGTGACAGTCCCTTTCAGGaattttcttcctcctcccatgACCACAGACGATTGAAaagagcagcagctagctctcttggtcgccgccgccgctttccGTTTAGATGGAAGAAGCTTGGAGACGTGCGTACGGCGCgggctgctctgctctgctctgccgCTCCCGTCCCGTTGCGTCACGCCGTCACCGCGATGAAAGCGAGAGAGAAATAAagcaaagcagcagcagcagcaatgtgGATGCAGAACGAGAGAAAGACAGAGAGGATCAGAGGACGCTCTGCTCGGTTTACTACGCTGTGGCTTTCGATCTTGTCTGCTTTTTACCTGGGGTTCGTGTCGTCCGCTCCTGGGTTTTGTGTCTCGGGGCAGAGGAGTGAGGAATATGGCGAGCGAGCCTCGGCGTTCGTTCGTGGCGCCGCGTGTGCGGTGTTCTTagggcggcgccgtcgccgttggTCGTCGACGTTGAGGGCTCCGGATGTGCACGTCTGCGGTGGGCAgccagaaaaaagagagaaggaagCGGAGATATACGAGACAGCGACCGAGACAGAAAGACAGAGGAGGCAGGCACCGGTGCGTGCCTAGCACACAGGTGGCAAAGCAAAACATATAGCGTGTGCTCCGGGAATGTCGAGGGGGGAAGAGAAAAACAGGGGAAGACTCAAACGGATTCCGGTCAAGATCAGGTTCCTCGTCGCCGCATCAGCTGGGAACACACACGGAGGACTTTGAACCAACCGGAATTTCCATCCAGGTTTTGAATTTCggaattttgtttttgagaaagaaaattttgggatgaaCTGCGTATTTGAAACGTGGAACACAGAGGGTTTTTCTTCTACGACGAGGAACCCCGACGCAGACACGTACTCTATCTACCACCGTGTGTACCGTGTACACACTCAGACACACTTTACATACAGACATCGACCCTTTTGAACGATGATTGTTTACGTTATTGGGCCCGTGACTAATTGACGTACGTCGGGCTCATTCTAATCTGTTGGCACGGTCGGGATTGCACTGCAGCCCAAGAAATAACCTTCTCTcagtagcaaaaaaaaaaaaaaacttctctCCCTCTATCTCCTCTTCTGTTTGGGCTACTGGGCTGAAAATTTAAAAAGCCCAGACCGCGCCCACTAAGCTACGTTTATCTGATTTTTCTCTCTCGCAAAAAGACTAGCCATGTACAATTCCCGATCTttattttccttcaaaaattCAGATAGTAGTACAGTATGATTTTTTAATAAGTATTCTAAATGCTGCTGGGCTGTTAAAATACAACCCGTCCCTATGCTTTCTCTCTCTAAAGTAAAGTGAAGACACTAGAGCCACACACAATCCGAATCTCCACGGCTAGCAGCAATTACGTATTCCCTCCTTTTCCGAAATGGAATAAATTAGTCACTGCAGAGAGAGAATAAATATGCACGCAGAAAAAAGTCGTGCCATTTCCATTTCCATGACTCGAATAGTTTGAGGGTAGTTTCGGTACTTcacacacaagaaaaaaagactGAGGTGCACGATGAACAGCTTCAAGTCAAAAGTATCATCCTTTTAGTTTTATCCTTgccttctcttttttccttgagaAAATTACTACGGAGTAAAAGAAATACAAGCACACGTTGCGCACACCATCTGACCGTCATGAATAATTAATGGTCGAATTAAGCTGTCGCGACACACGGACGTCATGCAAGCGTCTTTACCATTCCGTGGGTGGCACGTACCGTGGCGCCGAATTATTTTATGCATACAATTTATATGTATACGTGCGGGGGATATATGATACACCAGtgacatatatatacacggtACGAGAATGCAGGTACGTACGCGCACGCACGTACGTGTGCAGAGACTAGCTAGTCAACAAACACACACGATCGACGACATTGATGCGATGCCATGGTACGTGGTAACGTGGCGGGGCTGCGCGGAGCGCCCGCGAGCTCCATATATGACTTTAGTTCTAGACGTCGATGACGCGGAAGGCGTCGCGGTTCTTGACGACGACGTCGTACATCTGCATGGAGTTGAACTTCCCGAAATCCTTGGGGAGCGAGATGAGGTCCACGGACGAGCGCTTGTGGAACTGCAGCATCTTGCcgtcgtctccgccgccgtaGTAGCGCTcccagcccaggcccagcaGCTTGCGCTCCAGCGACGCGTAGGACGCCACCACCTCCCCCGTCGGGGTGTGCAGCAGCGCCTTGCGCCTGCctccacccccgccgccggtgccgccggtCACCGCCGATGCCGGGTTCTCCACCAGCCGTACCACCCCGTTCCGGAACACCCACACGCCCGACATTGCGTACTACTGTCTGGTTTCTTCTGTTCTTAGTTTGGGGTTAATTTGGAAGTTGGATTGTGGGGAAATGGATGGTGCCGCTCGAGGCTATAAATAGAGGCGATGTGGTGCccgttttttttgtttttttttggcacaCGCACATTAAGCGAATCCATTGGATTATTAAAACCATGAGATCGATAGTGGGTGCGACCACCTTACATGGAAAAATAAAAGCTAAACTTTGTTGCTAATTAAAATGTAAAAGTTCGTATAAGATCGAATAGGATCAGtggaattaaaaaaaactgcactTGCTGGACTGAGTACACATTGTTCTTTTGCTATCACTGGCTCAAGGGCGCCGGCCGGGCCTAGCCTTTTCCCAAAGGTTGGCACAATAGGCATTGCGGCCCAAGAAGCAACGGCTCTCAACGTTTATCTCCTCTTCTATTGGGCTGCTGGGCTGAGATATGCACCCGAatactttttttcttcatttttttgcgaagaacGATGTACGGAGTTGTATTAGTTCCCACTTAAAATTTCGAAATGCTGCTACAGTGGTAAGGCTCTGAAAATACAGCCTACTCCTGCCCGCGTTTCTATGCATGACAGTAGACACATGACAGCGGCACAATTCGAATCTCCATGGCCCAAAGTGATACCCTATCAAATGCTACTCAATTAGCCGCTAGCTTCAGGATCCAAAGATTCCATATgctcaaatgggtggaggGTAATTTCCAAAAATGAGAATCAGGCCCGGGCACACAGAGGAGACAGATAATGACATCGAGTCAAAAGCATCGATCCTCCCTTTTCCGCTTCGCCTTGTGCCCACCATATCCAGTGCGTCCCACTTCACCCGCTTCTTTCGTCCATTGTATCGCTCAAAAGAAATTCACAGGATTGCGGTTGCATCAGGGCTACGATTCTTCCGTCACATAGGGCGATGGATTCATGGCGCGTGGCGCGCGATGCATCAGTTGGTGGCTACAATGGTCAATatataatacttcctccgtgcaacaaaagatgtctcaagtttgttaaaatttggatgtatctagacatgacttagcgtatagatgcattcaaatttaatcaaaattgagacatccttttttggacggaggaagtacatcggGGTGCATTTGTTTCGATTGGGACGAGACGAGCGGTGGGAATAGTGCGACTGTAATGTATGAATATGAGAAAACATTGGAACTGATCAATATGGCTTGTTGAATTCTACATGAAACAAGATCAtacatactactccctccgtcccaatataagaggcacgcacgcatctcAAGATTGTCAATTTAActatcaaaatataaattatatgacgtaaaaaacatatcattagaaagttcatTTGattacgaatctaatgatatattttttatgaaatataatttatatttagttaaatttgtaatcttgagatgcgtgcgtgcctcatatatTGGGACGAAGTGAGTATGTGAATAGCTCATGTGAGGTGTTTGTTGTgaacagaagaaaaatgtAATGCAAGAATTTTGAGATTATGTATTGCCTATTTCGTGGAGGGAGATTATTCATTACCTGGCCAGGTTCCTTCaaaatttgcagaaaagctAAATTCAGAGCTTACGAAATTTCAGGAAGGAGAGTGAATTACAATATTTATTCATTCCAGCCGAAATTAATTAAGCACCTGATGATACATACATCCACACACCAATGCATGCACACGATCCAGGTACCAACGACCATGCGCACATCAACAATCTACCTAATCCACAAATGTCAACACACACGTACATCGCGTACGCACATACTGCAGTAATTAATACTGTAATACTCCTACACACGTACAGCTAGCGAGTACGTTTATACACGCGTAGATGTACATATACGTGCAGATAGAGTATGTACAAACATGCATACACACAATTAGCAGTATACACCAACCAGTACTGGCCGGCCGGCTCAGCTGATCCGGAGGGAGGCGGAGAGCTTAGCTAGACGTCGATGACGCGGAAGCTCTCGCGGTTCTTGATGACGACGTCGTACATGTGGACGGAGCTGAAGTGGGCGAAATCCTTGGGCACCGAGATCAGGTCCACCGACGACCGCTTGTGGAACCGCAGCATGCCCCCGCCGTCAGCTCCATGTCCGGACGACCCTCCGCCGTAGTACCGCTCCCAGCCCAGCCCCAGCAGCCGGCGCTCCAGCGACGCGTACGACGACACCACCTCCCCCGTCGGCGTGTGCAGCAGCGCCTTCCGCcgcaccacgccgccgccgggcgccgccgacgccgacgacgggTTCTCCACCAGCTTCACCACCCCGTTCCGGAACACCCACACGCCCGACATCCGTCTCACGCTAACTGTATAACCTCTCTAGCTTTATGTTTGTGGCTAATTAGTCTCTCTTTATGTTTGTGGCTAGCGCTTCTTTGCCTTGGGTTTGTGTGTTTGGCTGGTGTTTTTGTATATTGTTCTTTGGGCGGATTTGGGGGTTTGCGGCTGGGGTGTGTGGGAAAGGAGGGTGAGGGAGAGGCTATAAATAGAGGCGGTGCTTGCCGTGCCGTGTGTTGGGCGCGTGATCGATAGATTCGATATGTCAATCTCGATCGGCTCGGTGGATAGATATGGAGCTGGCGTTTGTTCCTTTAAGTGCCAAATCTGAATCCTATTATTAATAGTtgcaatatactccctccatcccatatcaagtgactttctattacatgtatctagatgttttttacgtatagatacatccatattttggcaaatttgagtcacttaatatgagacggagggagtatatgaaaaATTAAACATCCTCCTCGGCGTATATATATGTGACGAGATAACAacattttgattcaatcattgagattcgtgtatgATTAATGTAGTTCCgataaataagaaaatattcattggatggctacgattgtcgactgagaaataatgtcggggggatgacttCGGGTAGAGTCATGGCGAcataaagttaaactaacgataagccggcatcccgggcgtatgccgggatagttttcttatcttgtaagtttgcaggataaggacgaccccctcgacctcggcggtgccgagatccttcaacggttttatcctgaccacgcggtgcaaagtaaagcagcgacATCATCgtctcagaaaagcagtcagcgcctgcgtaccggtgtcaggtgaccacgctaAAGAGGCACCGAAAGGGAATatatgacggaagccggcagaggatagctgtacccgttgcaggttggcagggaaaagtaaagttgtcttgtcccctgcggtactgcctggagggaaccgagccgcgtgcccggcggggctcaaggaaggtgacgttgGACTTGGCCCTCATGTCAATGTGACATTCCTGGCCCATAAATAGAACACTACACCTCCCTGGAGAGGAGATCGAGCACTTAGACAttttagggtttccccttcttcttcttcttcttcttcttcttcttcttcttcttcttcttcttcttcttcttcttcttcttcttcttcttcttcttcttcctcctcctcctcctcaagaatacagctcaaggagcaccattgtagagcttgcctaCCTCGGCTAATACAATAAAGCAGGAGTatgagtcttacctcggcaagagggctccgaacctgggtaaatctgtgtgttcttgtgtgaatcgtgcgtgttcttcttcacgtcctccctcctctggATCCTctttcgtccatcggccccaagttaagccatcctatggcatctgccgtgacgccaccacgacagttggcgcccaccgtggggccagcagcgacgctggctggagttttcatccggacgggaagcttcctcgtcaccgtagaacgcgtggtctccggtttggtccagagattcagctctctgggcttcatcgacaataacgcgggctgcttcaacaacaCTCCGCTTCCCTgtgcaggccgcttcatcaacttcggcatgcacaAGGTCTATGTTGCTACTGACAGCCCTTGCAGGTACCGAGAGCAGCTGGTGATGGCTGAAGACCCTCCCGCTCTCCGCACGGCTCGCGGCCAGCATGTtgactgccccgctgaccgtgtagaggtcatggtgacggaTCATGGCGCTCACGCTGGAAGGGACGCTGCGGGAAGCGGCGCGGTCCCAACCAAatccggcagaacggcgaagctccccctggagaagccggagaacatcgctgctcaagccggcacgtcagccctgccgccgaagccgaccCAGCTCCGGGCCTCCATCGAGCGGTTAACTGCGCCGGTAGCATCAAAtgctaacccggcccagctgcaggcggagtcAGAGTTGGAGCGACAGAAGCTGCTAAAGGAGGCAGTCGACGTCGCCAGCGCTCGACAACAACTCGAGATCTCGCTTCGTGAGTATAACAGAGCTCATGGTCTTAGTTCTATTgcgtttactaaccctagcagagtcggggaggtgcgtaaccgtggcaagaacttgaatgccgagatggcaggggtgtgccagctgtgtcggcaagttttgcctcggcacttAAGCCGAAGTACAATACCCCAACCAAAAATCTCAGGGTTGCCGAGGCTGTGGCAGAAGAGTTGTCGAATCTTACGAgagaggcacttcggcagcagcagctgcgcgtAAAAGAGCTGCTACAAACAGCAAATGAGCaaaatgaggcatacatgagagTGCATGGTAAACCCGGTGCGTCGCAGGTCATTCATTCGGCCGCAGACGGTGGTGGCCGGGTTGACAAACAAGCGTCCACAtctggtggcaaacgggacaaaagCGTTAACTCTGGCCGAGATAAGCAGTTGGAATGCTATGGcccggccctggccgagaAACAAATAGTCAGAagggttgatgacagccaaagtggtctgcgtcccggcggcaaccgccgagATCAGCAGGAGCGTTACTCATATGATCGTGGGCACCGACCTCAGGATCcagcacccaatactgctgcggGACAacagggtgtcgggcgcaaccccatgtatcgaggtgaagatcgccgttATGACCGTTATGATGACGGATACTTGGCCATGGCtgacgagggttatatcaggcgagagcgTGACAATCTCGATCAACTCGGAGGCCGAATTGGGAACAGGCAGGTTTCGCCCCTGGATGCTCGACACCGGCTTGATAGAATTTATCTATCCGAGCTTCTGAAggagcaaggccctccgggaccgtGTTGTTTCgcgcatcggatcatgagggagagagCAGCCCCGGGTTTtcagctgcccaggggtacaAGAACGTATGACAGCagtactaagccggaagattggctggaagactatgtcgCGGCAGTAAGCGTGGCAGCTGGCAATCGTAGATGGGCAGTACGTTATGTATGCCAGATGCTCGTGGggccggcaaggatatggttg
The Brachypodium distachyon strain Bd21 chromosome 2, Brachypodium_distachyon_v3.0, whole genome shotgun sequence genome window above contains:
- the LOC100842217 gene encoding flowering-promoting factor 1-like protein 2, with the protein product MSGVWVFRNGVVRLVENPASAVTGGTGGGGGGRRKALLHTPTGEVVASYASLERKLLGLGWERYYGGGDDGKMLQFHKRSSVDLISLPKDFGKFNSMQMYDVVVKNRDAFRVIDV
- the LOC100842532 gene encoding flowering-promoting factor 1-like protein 2; the protein is MSGVWVFRNGVVKLVENPSSASAAPGGGVVRRKALLHTPTGEVVSSYASLERRLLGLGWERYYGGGSSGHGADGGGMLRFHKRSSVDLISVPKDFAHFSSVHMYDVVIKNRESFRVIDV